The Flexivirga oryzae genome has a segment encoding these proteins:
- a CDS encoding type II toxin-antitoxin system VapC family toxin, which produces MTIVVDTSIIIDVLRGDSAAATTLSDAREDGPLHASEVVRLEVLAGMRPAEEAATRALLDVFTWHPLDAEIAEIAGELGRQWLPRNRGIDSADLAIAATAISLAAQLLTRNVKHFPMFEGLTAPY; this is translated from the coding sequence ATGACGATCGTGGTCGACACGTCGATCATCATCGACGTGCTCCGGGGAGACTCGGCTGCAGCGACAACGCTCTCCGATGCGCGGGAAGACGGCCCGTTACATGCCAGCGAGGTGGTCCGGCTGGAGGTACTCGCTGGCATGCGTCCGGCCGAAGAGGCCGCGACCCGGGCACTCCTGGATGTGTTCACCTGGCATCCGCTGGACGCTGAGATCGCGGAGATCGCAGGTGAACTCGGCCGACAGTGGCTACCGCGCAATCGCGGTATCGACAGCGCAGATCTCGCGATCGCCGCAACTGCAATCAGCCTTGCGGCACAGCTACTCACCAGGAACGTCAAGCACTTCCCGATGTTCGAGGGGCTGACCGCGCCCTACTGA
- a CDS encoding CopG family transcriptional regulator: MLRTQISLTVEERRLLDEEAARTGRSISALIRDAVTAAYGRSSDAAEDQKAIASAVGAWTERGADGAEYVEHIRSGRRLHDSAG, encoded by the coding sequence ATGTTGCGGACCCAGATTTCGCTGACCGTCGAGGAGCGCCGGCTGCTGGATGAGGAGGCTGCGCGCACCGGACGGTCGATCTCCGCGCTGATCCGGGATGCCGTGACGGCGGCATACGGCCGGAGCAGTGACGCCGCCGAAGATCAGAAGGCGATCGCAAGTGCGGTAGGAGCGTGGACAGAGCGCGGGGCCGACGGTGCGGAGTATGTCGAGCACATCCGTTCCGGCCGTCGACTGCATGACTCCGCCGGATGA
- a CDS encoding dTDP-4-dehydrorhamnose 3,5-epimerase family protein produces MKIESLDIPGAFVVTPRQFPDDRGVFMEGFRGDKLAEHIGHRLDVIQTNISVSCKGAVRGIHYADVPPSQAKYVTAVSGSFVDYVIDIRVGSPTFGQWRSVELDTETRRAVYLSEGLGHCLASREDDSTAVYLCSAAYNPEREHGINPLDLDVALTFPDGIEPVLSPKDTAAPTLAEAQRDGLLPSYDACREFFVM; encoded by the coding sequence ATGAAGATCGAATCCCTCGATATCCCAGGTGCTTTCGTGGTCACTCCGCGACAGTTCCCCGACGACCGCGGCGTCTTCATGGAAGGTTTCCGCGGTGACAAGCTGGCCGAACACATCGGGCACCGGCTGGACGTCATCCAGACCAACATCTCCGTCTCGTGCAAGGGTGCCGTGCGTGGCATCCACTACGCGGACGTCCCGCCCAGCCAGGCGAAGTACGTCACCGCGGTCAGCGGCTCGTTCGTCGACTACGTGATCGACATCCGGGTCGGGTCGCCGACGTTCGGGCAATGGCGCAGCGTCGAGCTGGACACTGAGACCCGCCGAGCCGTCTACCTGTCCGAGGGGCTCGGACACTGCCTCGCCTCCCGCGAGGACGACTCCACCGCGGTCTACCTGTGCTCGGCGGCGTACAACCCCGAGCGCGAGCACGGCATCAACCCCCTCGACCTGGACGTCGCACTCACCTTCCCGGACGGCATCGAGCCGGTGCTGTCCCCCAAGGACACCGCCGCGCCGACGCTTGCCGAGGCGCAGCGCGACGGGCTGCTGCCGTCATACGACGCCTGCCGGGAGTTCTTCGTGATGTAG
- the rfbA gene encoding glucose-1-phosphate thymidylyltransferase RfbA → MKGIILAGGSGTRLHPITRGISKQLMPVYDKPMIYYPLSTLLMSGICEVLVITTPHDAEQFRRLLGDGSQWGISISYAVQPSPDGLAQAFVIGADFIGDDTVALVLGDNIFYGTGLGTDLRRLTSSLLGGHIFAYHVTDPSAYGVVEFDGDGTVISVEEKPAQPKSRYAVPGLYFYDNDVIEIARNLTPSARGELEITGVNDAYLARGDLTVTVLPRGTAWFDTGTFEGLMGAAHFVQVIEERQGLKIGCVEEIAWRAGWLDDEGLARHADALAKSGYGAYLTRLLEEEDL, encoded by the coding sequence GTGAAGGGGATCATCTTGGCCGGCGGGTCCGGCACGCGGCTGCATCCGATCACCCGGGGCATCAGCAAGCAGTTGATGCCGGTCTACGACAAGCCGATGATCTACTACCCGCTGTCCACGCTGCTCATGTCGGGCATCTGCGAGGTGCTGGTCATCACGACACCCCACGACGCGGAGCAGTTCCGCCGACTGCTCGGCGACGGCAGCCAGTGGGGGATCTCGATCAGCTACGCCGTACAGCCCTCACCGGACGGCCTGGCCCAGGCCTTTGTCATCGGGGCTGACTTCATCGGCGACGACACCGTCGCCCTGGTCCTCGGCGACAACATCTTCTACGGCACCGGCCTCGGCACTGATCTGCGCCGACTGACGAGTTCACTGCTCGGTGGACACATCTTCGCCTACCACGTGACCGACCCCTCTGCATACGGCGTCGTGGAGTTCGATGGCGACGGCACCGTCATCTCGGTCGAGGAGAAGCCTGCGCAGCCGAAGTCACGGTATGCCGTGCCCGGCCTCTACTTCTACGACAACGATGTCATCGAGATCGCCCGCAACCTCACCCCGAGCGCACGCGGCGAGCTGGAGATCACCGGCGTGAACGACGCCTACCTCGCCCGCGGCGACCTCACCGTCACCGTGCTGCCGCGCGGCACCGCGTGGTTCGACACGGGCACCTTCGAGGGGCTGATGGGCGCCGCCCACTTCGTGCAGGTCATCGAGGAGCGCCAGGGACTCAAGATCGGCTGCGTCGAGGAGATCGCCTGGCGGGCCGGCTGGCTGGACGACGAAGGCCTCGCACGGCACGCCGATGCGCTGGCCAAGAGCGGGTATGGCGCCTACCTCACCCGACTACTCGAAGAAGAAGACCTATGA
- a CDS encoding sugar transferase produces the protein MTSNVDASLVQVATRQGDVGVWQPEVGLARSVDSAWPLAGRTSDWTRSYVFAAVISDAMCALMCGAVAVVVSGAAPLHHQFPVPYLVILLLSPFAWVAMVAACHGYERRFLGVGAEEYRALVSAAVRLLALSAFVSYALYTGRPYLSRFFVLVYFPALLGAALLARYVLRKRLHRARARGVACHRAVVVGRDHAVEDLINDLHRDSAHGLSAVAVCTEALDHVGGVRREGSVRDAVEVARRCAADVVVVASPSDLDGIALRRLSWELDDLGIELIVSPGVVEVTGPRMSVRPAANLSLLHIERPALRGLHALTKTVFDRLVAGLLILGLTPVLLVVALLIKCRDGGAVFFRQTRVGIDGQDFTMLKFRSMVPNAEARLAELRADADDGNGVLFKLRDDPRVTAIGKVLRRYSLDELPQLINVIRGDMSIVGPRPPLRSEVDEYGSDAVRRLRVKPGLTGLWQVSGRSDLSWDESLRLDLRYVDNWSMLLDLQILWRTTRAVLGGAGAY, from the coding sequence ATGACGAGCAACGTGGACGCGAGTCTCGTGCAGGTCGCCACACGGCAGGGTGACGTGGGCGTGTGGCAGCCCGAAGTGGGCCTCGCGCGGTCCGTCGACTCGGCATGGCCCCTCGCGGGCCGGACGAGCGACTGGACCCGGTCCTACGTTTTCGCCGCCGTCATCAGCGATGCGATGTGCGCTCTGATGTGCGGTGCGGTCGCGGTCGTGGTGTCTGGTGCTGCACCGCTGCATCATCAGTTCCCGGTGCCGTACTTGGTGATTCTTTTACTCAGTCCGTTCGCATGGGTCGCGATGGTTGCCGCATGCCATGGGTATGAGCGTCGCTTCCTCGGTGTTGGCGCGGAGGAGTATCGCGCCCTGGTCTCGGCGGCGGTCCGGCTGCTGGCATTGTCGGCGTTCGTCTCGTACGCGCTCTACACGGGGCGCCCCTACTTGTCCCGCTTCTTCGTGCTCGTCTACTTCCCAGCCTTGCTGGGGGCTGCGCTGCTGGCGAGGTATGTCCTGCGCAAGCGCCTGCACCGCGCCAGGGCACGTGGTGTCGCGTGCCATCGGGCAGTGGTCGTCGGCCGAGATCATGCTGTCGAGGATTTGATCAACGACCTGCACAGGGACAGTGCACACGGGTTGAGCGCGGTGGCCGTGTGCACCGAGGCGCTGGATCATGTCGGCGGGGTCCGGCGCGAGGGTTCCGTGCGCGATGCCGTCGAGGTGGCACGGCGCTGTGCCGCGGATGTGGTGGTCGTCGCGAGCCCGTCTGACCTTGATGGGATTGCGTTGCGCCGGCTCTCCTGGGAGTTGGACGACTTGGGCATCGAGCTCATCGTGTCACCGGGGGTTGTCGAGGTAACAGGCCCGCGAATGTCCGTTCGGCCAGCGGCAAACCTGTCGTTGCTGCACATCGAGCGACCCGCGCTGCGGGGTCTGCACGCGCTGACGAAGACAGTGTTCGATCGGCTCGTGGCTGGTCTGCTGATTCTGGGGCTGACGCCCGTACTCCTCGTCGTCGCACTGTTGATCAAGTGCCGTGACGGCGGCGCGGTCTTCTTCCGGCAGACGCGCGTCGGGATTGACGGCCAGGACTTCACCATGCTGAAGTTCCGGTCGATGGTGCCGAACGCTGAGGCTCGTTTGGCTGAGCTCCGGGCGGACGCCGACGACGGGAACGGGGTGCTCTTCAAGCTCCGAGACGACCCACGGGTCACTGCGATCGGCAAGGTACTGCGTCGTTACTCGCTGGATGAGCTGCCGCAACTGATCAATGTGATCCGTGGCGATATGTCGATCGTCGGTCCCCGACCGCCGCTCCGCTCGGAGGTTGACGAGTACGGGTCTGACGCGGTCCGGCGGCTCCGAGTCAAGCCCGGGCTCACCGGTCTCTGGCAGGTGAGCGGCCGCAGCGACCTCTCCTGGGACGAGTCCCTCCGTCTGGATCTGCGATACGTCGACAACTGGTCGATGCTGCTCGATCTCCAGATCCTCTGGAGGACCACGCGGGCCGTCCTTGGAGGAGCCGGCGCGTACTGA
- the rfbB gene encoding dTDP-glucose 4,6-dehydratase: MRILVTGGAGFIGSNFVHLIMATNPGVEVTVLDAFTYAGERASLAGLQSSVHIVDGDVTDPATVDRLVGRSDAVVHFAAESHNDNSLAEPWPFVHTNLVGTFTLLEAVRRHDVRYHHVSTDEVYGDLALDDPARFSETTPYNPSSPYSSTKAGSDLLVRAWVRSFGVRATISNCSNNYGPRQHVEKFIPRQITNIIDGVRPKLYGDGLNVRDWIHVDDHNRAVWSILEHGRIGETYLIGADGERNNKDVVERILVAMGKDAADYDHVTDRAGHDRRYAIDSAKLRHELGWRPWFGDFDKGLMDTIDWYRANESWWRPQKAAAEQRYKHQDVVVGDF, translated from the coding sequence GTGCGCATTCTTGTCACCGGGGGAGCCGGATTCATCGGAAGCAACTTCGTTCACCTGATCATGGCGACGAATCCGGGTGTCGAGGTGACGGTGCTGGATGCGTTCACATACGCGGGCGAACGTGCGTCGCTTGCCGGGCTGCAAAGCTCGGTCCATATCGTCGACGGCGACGTTACCGACCCTGCGACGGTCGATCGACTGGTCGGGCGGAGCGACGCCGTGGTCCATTTCGCAGCCGAGTCCCACAACGACAACTCCTTGGCGGAGCCGTGGCCCTTCGTACACACCAACCTGGTGGGCACATTTACACTGCTCGAAGCAGTCCGCCGTCACGACGTGCGTTACCACCATGTCTCCACCGACGAGGTGTACGGCGATCTGGCGCTCGACGACCCGGCGCGGTTCAGTGAGACCACGCCGTACAACCCGAGTAGCCCCTACTCGTCGACCAAGGCCGGCAGTGATCTGCTGGTGCGTGCATGGGTCCGCTCGTTCGGTGTGCGCGCGACGATCAGCAACTGCTCCAACAACTACGGTCCTCGCCAGCATGTCGAGAAGTTCATTCCACGGCAGATCACCAATATCATCGACGGCGTCCGGCCCAAGCTCTACGGCGATGGGCTCAACGTGCGTGACTGGATCCACGTGGACGACCACAACAGGGCAGTGTGGTCGATCCTCGAGCACGGCCGGATCGGCGAGACGTACCTGATCGGGGCGGACGGCGAGCGCAACAACAAGGATGTCGTGGAGCGGATCCTTGTCGCGATGGGCAAGGATGCGGCCGACTACGATCACGTGACGGATAGAGCTGGTCACGACAGGCGGTACGCGATCGACTCCGCCAAACTTCGTCACGAGCTCGGATGGCGCCCGTGGTTCGGCGACTTCGACAAGGGATTGATGGACACGATCGACTGGTACCGCGCGAACGAGTCCTGGTGGCGTCCGCAGAAGGCCGCCGCGGAACAGCGTTATAAGCACCAGGACGTCGTCGTCGGGGATTTCTGA
- the rfbD gene encoding dTDP-4-dehydrorhamnose reductase, with amino-acid sequence MRWLITGGRGMFGTDLALLLQARGEGVVAVGSSSCDVRSLDAVRAAMRDIDVVVNAAAWTAVDDAEAHEAEAFSINATGARNVAAAAVESGTRMVHISTDYVFDGAATTPYGPEHPQDPRSAYGRTKAAGEWAVRAANPDALIIRTAWLYGEHGPNFVKTMLRLAGERETLTVVDDQMGQPTWTRDLADLVLRLLADGARGGYHHGTASGQTTWCGFAQEIFRLAGLDPDRVLPCSTSEFPRPAPRPAYSVLAGNSAMRDWRTALGGYLAVQSSQR; translated from the coding sequence ATGCGCTGGCTGATCACAGGTGGACGAGGGATGTTCGGCACCGATCTGGCGCTGCTGTTGCAGGCACGCGGTGAAGGAGTCGTCGCCGTTGGTTCGTCGAGTTGCGACGTCCGGTCACTGGATGCCGTTCGTGCAGCGATGCGCGACATTGATGTCGTCGTGAACGCTGCTGCCTGGACCGCGGTCGATGACGCGGAAGCTCATGAGGCCGAGGCTTTCTCGATCAATGCCACCGGGGCCCGGAATGTCGCGGCGGCTGCGGTCGAGAGCGGTACCCGTATGGTGCACATTTCGACCGACTATGTCTTCGACGGCGCGGCTACCACCCCGTATGGCCCGGAGCACCCTCAAGATCCACGGTCCGCCTACGGCCGCACGAAGGCAGCGGGGGAGTGGGCAGTGCGAGCCGCCAACCCGGATGCCCTGATCATCCGCACGGCATGGCTGTATGGCGAGCACGGCCCCAACTTCGTCAAGACGATGCTGCGCCTCGCGGGTGAGCGAGAGACTTTGACGGTAGTGGACGACCAAATGGGTCAGCCCACTTGGACCCGCGATCTTGCGGATCTGGTCTTGCGCCTGCTCGCGGACGGCGCACGGGGTGGCTACCATCACGGCACCGCCTCAGGGCAGACGACGTGGTGTGGTTTCGCACAGGAGATCTTCCGGCTTGCTGGACTTGATCCTGACCGCGTGCTTCCGTGCAGCACGAGCGAGTTCCCGCGGCCGGCGCCCCGTCCGGCATACAGTGTGCTCGCTGGAAACTCGGCCATGCGGGACTGGCGCACCGCCCTCGGCGGTTACCTGGCGGTTCAGAGCAGCCAGCGGTAG
- a CDS encoding flavin reductase family protein, with amino-acid sequence MATYVDAATVALRFASTAVDASGAPESRQAEPVTPRSLRDAMGCLATGVCVITTLADGNDVAMTANSVTSVSLEPPLILVCIAKTARFREAIIESGRWGVSILDASSHELSTELARAGRDRAGQLERVLFERGRETGVALISSSVAHLECVTTAVHTAGDHDIVIGAVKSLAQAGAGKHPLLFHRGRYRWLL; translated from the coding sequence GTGGCCACCTACGTCGACGCGGCGACGGTGGCCCTGCGGTTCGCGTCGACCGCCGTCGACGCGAGTGGCGCCCCGGAGTCGCGCCAAGCCGAGCCGGTGACACCTCGCTCCCTCCGTGACGCGATGGGATGTCTAGCAACCGGTGTCTGCGTGATCACCACCCTTGCGGATGGCAACGACGTCGCGATGACTGCGAACTCGGTGACCTCGGTATCCCTGGAGCCGCCACTCATCCTTGTCTGCATCGCCAAAACGGCACGCTTTCGCGAGGCCATCATCGAGTCGGGTCGATGGGGTGTCAGCATTCTCGACGCTTCCTCACACGAGCTGTCAACCGAACTGGCACGGGCCGGACGGGACCGCGCCGGACAGCTCGAGCGAGTGTTGTTCGAGCGCGGCCGCGAAACAGGCGTTGCGCTCATTTCGAGCTCCGTGGCCCACTTGGAGTGTGTGACTACCGCTGTGCACACTGCAGGCGACCACGACATCGTGATCGGTGCGGTGAAGTCACTCGCCCAGGCTGGCGCCGGCAAACACCCCCTCTTGTTCCACCGTGGCCGCTACCGCTGGCTGCTCTGA
- a CDS encoding acyltransferase family protein: MRPHAGLTTTRYATVPIGSRLSGADNALNFLRLVLASAVIVAHTWPVGGFGTAPAFAGMSSGTWAVAGFFSISGYLIAGSRLRSRFWDYLSRRALRIFPGFWVCLIVIAFGFAPLSRVLGAPGSWSPVDGVRFVVVNIYLNIHEYNVGSTIHGNPYPLTWDDSLWTLFWEFSAYLVVGGLLGLAIFRRRMATCFAALLILTTSAYYLAEAMHITSGYVLNGSRLGASFVAGVLLYSLKDRLPASPRLFILSLALLLGIGLAGLPNLLVALPFAYALLYLGGTLPTRIGARNDVSYGVYIYAFPIQQLLATQNLQRAGELVFIVVAFVLTLPFAWLSWRLVERPGMKLRKKLRRRRRVPITSVPVTGMEAPVGPDSLGGSGTGTDL; the protein is encoded by the coding sequence ATGCGACCACATGCCGGGTTGACGACCACGAGATATGCGACGGTACCGATCGGCAGCAGACTGTCCGGGGCGGACAACGCACTCAACTTTCTTCGTCTCGTGCTGGCGAGCGCAGTGATCGTCGCGCACACGTGGCCGGTGGGTGGGTTCGGCACCGCACCCGCATTCGCTGGTATGAGCAGCGGAACCTGGGCCGTGGCGGGCTTTTTCAGCATCAGCGGCTACCTGATCGCGGGGTCGCGCCTGAGGTCGCGGTTCTGGGACTACCTATCTCGCCGTGCCTTGCGGATTTTCCCTGGTTTCTGGGTGTGTCTCATCGTGATTGCGTTCGGATTCGCACCACTTTCTCGTGTCTTGGGTGCTCCGGGTTCCTGGTCACCCGTGGACGGCGTTCGTTTTGTCGTCGTCAATATCTATCTCAATATCCACGAGTACAACGTCGGCAGTACGATCCACGGCAACCCATACCCGCTGACGTGGGATGATAGTTTGTGGACGCTGTTCTGGGAATTCAGTGCATATCTCGTGGTTGGCGGACTGTTGGGACTTGCGATTTTCCGACGCCGGATGGCGACGTGTTTTGCAGCGCTTCTGATTCTTACGACCTCCGCGTACTATCTCGCGGAGGCCATGCACATCACTTCCGGGTATGTGCTGAATGGATCCCGTCTCGGTGCGTCGTTTGTTGCAGGCGTTCTGCTTTACTCCCTGAAGGATCGGTTGCCGGCCTCGCCACGGTTGTTCATTCTCTCCCTCGCCCTCCTTCTCGGCATCGGACTCGCGGGTCTGCCCAACTTGCTAGTTGCGCTGCCTTTCGCCTATGCGCTGCTCTACCTCGGTGGCACTTTGCCTACGCGGATCGGTGCGCGGAATGATGTGAGCTACGGGGTATACATATACGCGTTCCCTATTCAACAACTGCTCGCCACTCAGAATCTTCAACGTGCCGGTGAGCTGGTCTTCATCGTCGTGGCGTTCGTCCTTACCCTTCCGTTTGCCTGGCTCTCGTGGCGGTTGGTCGAGCGGCCCGGGATGAAACTCCGAAAGAAACTTCGTCGCCGGAGACGTGTCCCGATCACGAGTGTTCCTGTGACGGGAATGGAAGCCCCTGTCGGGCCCGATTCACTTGGTGGTAGTGGGACTGGCACGGACCTGTGA
- a CDS encoding endonuclease/exonuclease/phosphatase family protein: MSAISRAPALRALLWLAAIWCAVLAVILTPMHWIDVPAPRLIELASFTPLGTPFALVSLLLAVLLLVADRSRRVAASGLTTAVAAILALHVWWLAPLYVGHRPVTTGDGLTVFSQNFEYGDVTDLAQLVRAQHVDVLVLTDIGSERIAEVLKTDIPSLLPYSIGTRPDQTISSVIFSRFPMDHLGSGSHSTHADTVRLHTPSLGEVTLVAVHPQPPYTARWRIDYRALTAYLRVAVPQPASQPTVIAGDFNATTDNVPFRHLLDLGFTDALTDTRGGFQPTWPDSSARRYFGVPVPRLVTIDHILTSAQLAASRFTTVHVRGSDHSGIVAHLASRVN; this comes from the coding sequence ATGTCAGCAATCTCGCGTGCACCCGCGCTGCGTGCGTTGCTGTGGTTGGCAGCGATCTGGTGTGCCGTGCTTGCGGTCATCTTGACGCCGATGCATTGGATCGATGTACCGGCGCCGCGACTGATCGAACTAGCGTCCTTCACTCCGCTCGGGACTCCCTTCGCGTTGGTCTCACTGCTCCTCGCGGTCCTTCTTCTTGTCGCAGACCGATCCCGGCGGGTGGCGGCGTCTGGGCTCACAACGGCAGTTGCGGCGATCCTCGCCCTTCATGTGTGGTGGCTGGCACCGCTTTACGTTGGACACCGGCCGGTGACAACCGGCGACGGGCTCACAGTCTTCAGCCAGAACTTCGAATATGGTGACGTAACCGACTTGGCGCAATTGGTGCGCGCACAACACGTCGATGTGCTTGTCCTCACCGACATCGGTAGCGAGCGGATCGCGGAGGTCCTGAAGACCGACATACCAAGCCTCCTGCCCTACTCCATCGGAACCAGACCCGATCAGACGATCTCATCGGTCATCTTCAGCCGTTTCCCGATGGACCACTTGGGAAGTGGGTCGCATTCGACGCATGCGGACACCGTGCGGCTGCACACTCCCTCGCTTGGCGAGGTCACTCTTGTCGCTGTCCACCCGCAGCCGCCATATACGGCACGATGGCGTATCGACTACCGCGCGCTGACCGCGTATCTGCGCGTCGCGGTACCGCAGCCCGCATCACAACCGACTGTCATCGCGGGCGACTTCAATGCGACGACCGACAACGTGCCGTTCCGCCATCTTCTGGACTTGGGCTTCACGGACGCCCTGACCGACACGCGCGGGGGGTTTCAACCCACCTGGCCGGACTCGTCGGCGCGGCGCTATTTCGGCGTTCCCGTACCGAGGCTCGTCACGATCGACCATATCCTCACGTCTGCTCAACTTGCTGCGTCACGGTTCACGACCGTGCATGTTCGCGGCTCTGACCACAGCGGTATCGTCGCCCACCTGGCGAGTCGAGTGAATTGA
- a CDS encoding GNAT family N-acetyltransferase, giving the protein MDNTMLDAWTEIRQLVPALHGPFFDPAFVRAVHETVGPVTLLIGQEKNGEISTIWPVHRRGARVIPVGWPGADFQGPLCRSTVDPTEMLTAIGARTLFFDHLLRGLGVPEQVVHTWRPSPYLDVTGGLDGYLGRASRSGRDNLSQARRRARKASAELGELRFTPESTSFALLGELIRLKRRQYAATGSGDFFAESGHRELLEHLFLSSSENFAGVLSAVHCGDTLLAAHFGLRANGVLHWWFPVYEPEVARFSPGWILLRELISAAPSLGVDRIDLGRGDDEYKRRAKTGEVFVGKATISTSRTVRLARAANDVARGAVRRSGLAPRVRRALRTRR; this is encoded by the coding sequence ATGGACAACACGATGCTCGATGCGTGGACCGAGATTCGCCAGCTGGTTCCTGCTTTGCACGGACCGTTCTTCGACCCGGCTTTCGTTCGTGCGGTCCATGAAACGGTTGGGCCGGTGACGCTGCTGATCGGCCAGGAGAAGAACGGGGAAATTTCCACGATCTGGCCAGTTCACCGACGGGGGGCGCGCGTCATCCCAGTCGGCTGGCCGGGTGCTGACTTCCAAGGTCCGCTGTGCCGCTCCACGGTGGACCCGACCGAGATGCTCACGGCGATCGGCGCCCGCACCCTGTTCTTTGACCACCTCCTGCGCGGTCTGGGTGTGCCCGAGCAGGTGGTTCATACCTGGCGACCTTCTCCCTACTTGGATGTCACGGGGGGATTGGATGGCTACCTCGGCAGGGCGAGCCGCAGTGGCCGAGACAACCTGTCACAGGCACGACGGCGGGCTCGCAAGGCATCGGCAGAGTTGGGTGAGCTTCGATTTACCCCTGAGTCAACGTCATTCGCGCTACTGGGCGAACTCATCCGGCTCAAGCGACGTCAGTACGCCGCCACCGGGTCGGGAGATTTTTTCGCTGAGAGTGGCCATCGCGAGTTACTGGAGCACCTGTTCCTGTCGAGCAGCGAAAATTTCGCCGGTGTGCTGTCCGCGGTCCACTGCGGCGACACGTTGCTGGCGGCCCACTTCGGTTTGCGTGCGAACGGTGTTCTGCACTGGTGGTTCCCCGTGTATGAGCCGGAAGTCGCTCGATTCAGCCCGGGATGGATCCTGCTACGCGAACTCATCTCCGCAGCACCGAGTCTCGGCGTCGACCGCATCGATCTTGGACGTGGCGATGACGAGTACAAGCGTCGCGCCAAGACGGGGGAAGTCTTTGTCGGTAAAGCTACTATCTCCACCTCGCGGACTGTCCGCTTGGCTCGAGCGGCGAATGACGTCGCTCGGGGTGCGGTGCGGAGGTCGGGCCTTGCGCCACGAGTTCGACGGGCCCTCAGAACGCGTCGATGA
- a CDS encoding glycosyltransferase, with product MRSITAAVLGVEGRSNEEARVAVTKAEHIALIVVTYNSADLLVGLGQSLSSGLDPIPYSVVVVDNNSTDDSADLARQLPNVRVVQTGRNGGYSAGINAGIAAADPAATAYLILNPDVRLESGCGQHLLQALRTPGVGIAVPRLSDGNGNLIYSMRREPSLRSAFLETAIGSRRLARVRDIGETVYDPSKYETSTRTDWAEGSTQLISRECIEATGPWDESFFLFSEETEFALRASDIGFATVFVPAASATHLEGSRGDPVRSALACRNRVVLYSRRHAVPAAATFYLCSVVGELLRATSGRAESKAAVRVLLSRRRMRAMPGPDWLRSL from the coding sequence GTGCGCAGCATCACCGCGGCGGTGCTTGGAGTCGAGGGTCGATCGAACGAGGAAGCGAGAGTCGCCGTGACGAAAGCTGAGCACATCGCGCTCATCGTTGTCACCTACAACAGCGCCGATCTGCTCGTTGGGCTGGGCCAATCGCTCTCCAGTGGGCTGGATCCGATTCCCTACTCCGTCGTCGTCGTCGACAACAACTCAACTGATGACAGCGCTGATTTGGCGCGTCAGCTTCCAAACGTGCGCGTTGTTCAAACCGGACGAAATGGCGGGTACTCGGCCGGAATCAACGCTGGGATCGCGGCGGCCGACCCGGCAGCGACGGCCTACCTGATCCTCAACCCAGACGTGCGACTGGAGAGCGGGTGCGGGCAACATCTCCTGCAGGCCCTCCGGACACCCGGTGTCGGGATCGCGGTTCCGCGTCTGTCGGATGGAAACGGCAACCTCATCTATTCGATGCGCCGCGAGCCGTCCTTGCGGTCAGCGTTTCTCGAGACGGCGATCGGCTCACGTCGCCTCGCACGCGTCCGGGATATCGGCGAGACCGTCTACGACCCGAGCAAGTACGAGACATCGACACGCACCGATTGGGCGGAAGGTTCCACACAACTGATCAGCCGCGAGTGCATCGAAGCAACTGGACCTTGGGACGAGAGCTTTTTTCTGTTCTCAGAGGAGACGGAGTTCGCGCTCCGCGCCAGCGACATCGGCTTTGCCACAGTGTTCGTCCCTGCTGCGAGCGCTACCCATCTCGAAGGCTCACGCGGTGACCCGGTCCGGTCGGCCCTCGCCTGCCGAAACCGGGTTGTGCTGTACAGCCGTAGGCACGCGGTCCCAGCCGCGGCAACCTTCTACCTCTGCTCTGTTGTCGGTGAATTACTCAGAGCGACCTCTGGGCGGGCGGAAAGCAAGGCCGCGGTGCGCGTCCTGCTCAGCAGACGACGTATGCGGGCCATGCCCGGCCCTGACTGGCTCCGATCCTTGTGA